The segment AAGATTATTCTTCCAGAGAAAATTTTTTCACTTTCTCTATCTGATTTTTATCCTTAATTGCCCCAACCTCATTCATCTAACCCCACCCCCTCTGCTACCTATCAACCTAAGTATGCAAACGCTACTAGTTATTGCAATACTGTCGGCTCCCGTTCAAGCAGGTCAACATTCGTATCGCAAATCCTAAATAAGAAACATCGGCTTTCTTTTCCATAAAAGTATAGCTCTGCTATACCGTCCGGGTTGTTATTAGTCCCGGCCTTTCTTAATAATGTTTGCTGAAGACGGTAAGATTCATCAACATTCATGTTTAATATATGAGACCGAAACGTTAGCCTGTCAATTAAAGCAGCAACCATC is part of the Metallumcola ferriviriculae genome and harbors:
- a CDS encoding ATP-binding protein — protein: MQCHQLSKLEKKLAKIDLLIIDDLSYLTFNRYQSEMLFQVVAERYERASIIVTTNLEFSSWTDLFENEMMVAALIDRLTFRSHILNMNVDESYRLQQTLLRKAGTNNNPDGIAELYFYGKESRCFLFRICDTNVDLLEREPTVLQ